GGGTATTTGTCGTCGTAGAAGGCCGGCTTGCCGGCCGGGCGGCACTGGTAGCGCATCGGCTTGATGACGCGCTGGCCGTTCTCGACGATCAGCACGGGCGCATACCAGCCGGGGAAGATCCGGGCGTCGCGTGGCTTCAGCTCGGTGCGCGCGAGATCCGCCAGCTTGGCCTTGAGCGTATCGATCTTGCCGCCGGCAATGCGCTGGTCTTCGCTCGCCTTCTTGGTGACCTTGATCTGCAGGGCGCGCTCGGCATCGGCCAGGCGCTTGGTCTGCTTGAACAACTCCTGCTGCAGCGCCGACTCTTGCGCGGCATCGTAGGCGCGGATCAACTCGGCAATCCGCCGTTCCTCCTCCGTAGCCGGCGCGTCCAGGAACGCGGCCGACATCGCCTTGGGCAGCCGCAGCTTCGCATCGTCGGCGCGCTCGACATACAGCTCGACGAACTCGCGGATCGAGATCGTCGCGCCGAACATGCGACAAAACTCGCGGTAGTTGGCGCGGACCATGGCCGAGTAGCACATGATGTGGCCTCCAGATCAGGCAGGGAGACCCATCATACGCCGGCCTCGGCCAGCACCGCCTCGACCTGCTGCTCGGTAGGCGCGGCAGCCTCATCGGTGGCGTAATCGACTTCACCGTCACCCCGCGTGGGTATTCTGACGAGCCAGGTCTGGGCATAGTCGGTGATGGTATCAATCGACTCGATGCGTCGCTCATAGCCCGCCAGCAAGAACATCGATTCCTTTGCCCACACCAGGCGGGCGTCGAAGAGCATCCACTCCTTCTTTGCCGGATCGTCGGTCTCGCGCAGCTCGGCCACGATGGTGCTGCGCTGGTTGATGGTGTCGCGCCGGTCGCCCACATAGAGCACGCCGCGCGCATTGCCCATGGCGCGCATCCACTTTTGCTTGAAGACGCCCTTGATTTTGAGCGGTGTTACGTGCACTTTCATGGCTTGCTCAATACTGTGTTTTTGTACAGTAGTCGTGCGAACGAGCCCGAGTCAAGAGCGGGAGGACACAACGAGGAAGATGTAATAACATTGTGTTGCCATTCGCTGCGCGAGGGTATAACATTGTGCTTACGGTGATGCTATGAGAGCGACGATACGCAGGATGGGCAATTCGCAAGGGGTGCTGATCCCCAAGCCGATCCTGGCCCAACTTGGTTTGGAGGATGAAGTGGACATGTCTGTCGAGGACGACGCGCTGGTGATTCGCAAACCGCAGAAGAAGGCTCGCGAGGGCTGGGCCGAGGCCAGCCAAGCGGTGGCGGCGGCCGGCGACGATGCGCTGGTGATGGGTGAGTTCCCCAACGCTGACGACGCGGAGCTGGTGTGGTAGCGCGCGGTGAGATTTGGCTGGTCGCCCTGGACCCGACGAAAGGCAGTGAGATTCAGAAGACGCGGCCGTGCGTGGTCGTCTCGCCGCCCGAAATGCACGACCATCTGCGCACGGTGATCGTCGCGCCGATGACGACGAAGGGTCGGTCAGCGCCGTTCCGCGTGCCTATCACGTTCATGAAGAAGAGCGGGCTGATTTTGCTGGACCAGATTCGCGCGGTGGACAAGGTGCGCCTGGTCAAGAAAGAGGGCGTAGTGGTCGATAAGACCTTGATGAGCGTCTTGAATACGTTGCAGGAAGTTTTTGCCGAGTAGGGAAGGTTACATGCTTGATGAAAAGCAAGTCGTCAACGAAGCTGAGCGCTCAATCATTCGAAGCGCAATCTATTCGCTGCCGGCCAAATGGAAGCTGATTGGGTTGGTGGTCATTGTCGTCGGAACGTATGTTTTCGGCACGAAGTAGCCACGAAAAATTCATGAAAAAAGTTCTATCGAGTCTGATGTTGCTCGCGGCAGGGGCGGTGGCCCTTCTCCCTCTTGTGGGGGTCGTCTCAGAAAACGGAAAATAAAGCACGCTAAGCCGGTTGCAGCGGCCGTAGCGGCCTGAACTTGCCCGCGCCGATCTTGGCGCTGCTGCGCCAGAGGTAATCGCCGGTCAGGTTGATGTGCTCCCAGCCGAGCGGCGACAGGTACTGCAACAGGCCGTCATCGACGGCTTGACCGTGGCCACGCAAGGCGTTCGCGGCCCGCTCCAGATAGACCGTGTTCCATAGCACGATGGCCGCCGTCACCAGGTTGAGGCCGCTGGCCCGGTAGCGCTGCTGCTCGAAGCTGCGGTCGCGGATTTCCCCCAGGCGGTTGAAGAACACGGCGCGGGCCAGCGCGTTGCGCGCCTCGCCTTTGTTCAGCCCGGCATGCACGCGGCGGCGCAGCTCGACGCTTTGCAGCCAGTCCAGGATGAACAGTGTGCGCTCGATGCGTCCCAGCTCACGCAGGGCGACGGCCAGGCCGTTCTGGCGCGGGTAGCTGCCAAGCTTCCTGAGCATCAGCGAGGCCGTCGCCGTGCCCTGCTTGATCGAGGTGGCCATCCGCAGGATTTCATCCCAATGGGCGCGGACGTGCTTGATGTTGAGCGTGCCGCCGATCATCGGTTTCAACGCCTCGTAGGTGGCATCGCCCTTCGGGATGTAGAGCTTGGTGTCGCCCAGGTCACGAATGCGCGGGGCGAAGCGGAAGCCCAGCAGGTGCATCAACGCGAAGACGTGGTCCGTGAACCCTGCCGTGTCGGTGTAGTGCTCCTCGATCCGCAGGTCGGATTCGTGATACAGCAGGCCGTCGAGCACGTAGGTCGAGTCGCGCACGCCGACGTTCACGACCTTGGTGTGGAACGGCGCGTACTGGTCGGAGATATGGGTGTAGAACGTCCGCCCTGGGCTGCTGCCGTATTTCGGATTGATGTGGCCGGTGCTCTCGGCCTTGCTGCCGGTGCGGAAGTTCTGGCCGTCCGACGATGACGTGGTGCCGTCGCCCCAATGCTCGGCGAAGGGATGTCGGAACTGCGCGTTGACCAGCTCGGCCAGTGCCGCCCCGTAGGTTTCGTCGCGGATGTGCCAGGCTTGCAGCCAGGCCAGCTTGGCGTAGGTCGTGCCGGGGCACGATTCCGCCATCTTGGTCAGGCCCAGGTTGATCGCGTCGGCGAGGATCGTGGTCAGCAACAGGTTTTTGTCCTTGGCCAGGTCGCCTGACTTCAGGTGGGCGAAGTGCCGGGTGAAGCCCGTCCATTCGTCTACCTCCAGCAGCAATTCGGTGATCTTGACGTGCGGTAGGATCATCGCCGTCTGGTCGATCAGGGCCTGTGCGGTATCGGGCACCGCCGCATCGAGCGGCGTGATCTTCAGGCCCGACTCCGTGATGATGGCGTCCGGCAGCTCGTTGGCCAGCGCCATGCGGTTGACGGTGGCGAGCTGCGTTTCCAGCAGCGTCAGCCGGTCATGCAGGTACTGGTCGCAATCGGTGGCCACGGCCAGCGGCAATTCGCTGGCCTGCTTGAGGCTGGCGAATTTCGCGGGCGGCACCAGGTAGTCCTCGAAGTCCTTGAACTGGCGCGAGCCTTGCACCCAGATGTCGCCGGAGCGCAGCGCGTTCTTCAGCTCCGACAGCGCGCACAGTTCGTAGTAGCGCCGGTCGATGCCGGTGTCGGTCATCACCAGCTTCTGCCAGCGCGGCTTGATGAACTCGGTCGGCGCGTCGGTGGGCACCTTGCGGGCGTTGTCGCTGTTCATGCTGCGCAGCACCTCGATGGCGTCGAGTACGTCCTTGGCGGCGGGCGCGGCCCGCAACTTGAGCACGTCGAGAAATTCCGGCGCGTAGCGGCGCAGCGTGGCGTAGCTCTCGCCGATGCGGTGCAGGAAATCGAAGTCCTCGGGTTGCGCGAGCCGCTGCGCTTCGGTGACGCTCTCGGCGA
The sequence above is a segment of the Ralstonia pickettii genome. Coding sequences within it:
- a CDS encoding SOS response-associated peptidase family protein: MCYSAMVRANYREFCRMFGATISIREFVELYVERADDAKLRLPKAMSAAFLDAPATEEERRIAELIRAYDAAQESALQQELFKQTKRLADAERALQIKVTKKASEDQRIAGGKIDTLKAKLADLARTELKPRDARIFPGWYAPVLIVENGQRVIKPMRYQCRPAGKPAFYDDKYPGTYNARRDNLRGFWKGQYGHTHGLILVDRFYENVTGEDGKNKVLEFEPNPAQLMLVACLWSHWSTPGQQDLWSFAAITDEPPPEVAAAGHDRCIVPIKPEHVDAWLNPESQGLDALDAILDDRMPAYYEHRMAA
- a CDS encoding Tn3-like element ISPa38 family transposase, producing the protein MPRRSILSAAERESLLALPDTKDELIRHYTFSESDLSIIRQRRGPANRLGFAVQLCYLRFPGVILGADEPPFPPLLRLVANQLKVGIESWDEYGQREQTRREHLVELQTVFGFQPFTIGHYRQAVQLLTELAMQTDKGIVLARALIEHLRRQSVIVPALNAVERASAEAITRANRRLYDALAEPLTDVHRRRLDDLLKRRDNGKTTWLAWLRQSPVKPNSRHMLEHIERLKAWQALDLPSGIERLVHQNRLLKIAREGGQMTPADLAKFEPQRRYATLVALAIEGMATVTDEIIDLHDRILGKLFNAAKNKHQQQFQASGKAINAKVRLFGRIGQALIEAKQAGRDPFAAIEAVMSWDAFAESVTEAQRLAQPEDFDFLHRIGESYATLRRYAPEFLDVLKLRAAPAAKDVLDAIEVLRSMNSDNARKVPTDAPTEFIKPRWQKLVMTDTGIDRRYYELCALSELKNALRSGDIWVQGSRQFKDFEDYLVPPAKFASLKQASELPLAVATDCDQYLHDRLTLLETQLATVNRMALANELPDAIITESGLKITPLDAAVPDTAQALIDQTAMILPHVKITELLLEVDEWTGFTRHFAHLKSGDLAKDKNLLLTTILADAINLGLTKMAESCPGTTYAKLAWLQAWHIRDETYGAALAELVNAQFRHPFAEHWGDGTTSSSDGQNFRTGSKAESTGHINPKYGSSPGRTFYTHISDQYAPFHTKVVNVGVRDSTYVLDGLLYHESDLRIEEHYTDTAGFTDHVFALMHLLGFRFAPRIRDLGDTKLYIPKGDATYEALKPMIGGTLNIKHVRAHWDEILRMATSIKQGTATASLMLRKLGSYPRQNGLAVALRELGRIERTLFILDWLQSVELRRRVHAGLNKGEARNALARAVFFNRLGEIRDRSFEQQRYRASGLNLVTAAIVLWNTVYLERAANALRGHGQAVDDGLLQYLSPLGWEHINLTGDYLWRSSAKIGAGKFRPLRPLQPA
- a CDS encoding type II toxin-antitoxin system PemK/MazF family toxin → MVARGEIWLVALDPTKGSEIQKTRPCVVVSPPEMHDHLRTVIVAPMTTKGRSAPFRVPITFMKKSGLILLDQIRAVDKVRLVKKEGVVVDKTLMSVLNTLQEVFAE
- a CDS encoding AbrB/MazE/SpoVT family DNA-binding domain-containing protein; its protein translation is MRATIRRMGNSQGVLIPKPILAQLGLEDEVDMSVEDDALVIRKPQKKAREGWAEASQAVAAAGDDALVMGEFPNADDAELVW